CGATATTTTTCATCATCAACGAGATTGCGACAAACAATGACGCTGCGTAACCAACAAACTCAATTAAATTAAATTCCACCGGAATGCCTCATTAGTGCTGGGCGCGAATAGCATATCAATCAATCTATTCGTGCCCGAAAGTTAGGGGTGCATACTAACAATGGTTTCACTTGTGACTCCATTGTTGCTTGTTCATTTTGTGACTTGCAGCCAAGTGTAAACAAAGAGTTCGCTATAGTGAACAATTAATGTCACGAATTTGCTGTTCAACATTGCATTGCCATGTAGGTTCGCTATTTTCGAGAAAGTACCCACAACTGGACTGACTAATGGACTACAACACTTCTGCTCTGTGCGATCTCTATGGCGATCAAATCGATGTACTGGAACCACTGTTTAGTAACTTCGGTGGATTACTTTCCTTTGGTGGTCAGATCCATACAGTCAAATGTTTCGAGGACAACAGCGCCATCGCTGCGTCACTCGATCAAGATGGCCGCGGCAAGGTGTTGGTTATCGATGGTGGCGGTTCGATGCGGCGGGCACTGTTCGACTCGCCCCTAGCGGAGCTGGCATTACAGCAGCAGTGGGAAGGGGTGATAATCTTTGGTGCCGTGCGCGATGTAGATCAGCTCGAAGAGTTAGATCTTGGCATTATGGCGTTGGCTTCAATACCCGTTGGGGCTTGTCAAAATAATGAAGGTCAAAGCGATGTCGCGGTGAACTTTGCCGGCGTTACCTTCTGGCCTGAAGATTATATCTATGCCGACAGTACCGGCGTAGTGCTGTCAC
The genomic region above belongs to Ferrimonas lipolytica and contains:
- the rraA gene encoding ribonuclease E activity regulator RraA; translated protein: MDYNTSALCDLYGDQIDVLEPLFSNFGGLLSFGGQIHTVKCFEDNSAIAASLDQDGRGKVLVIDGGGSMRRALFDSPLAELALQQQWEGVIIFGAVRDVDQLEELDLGIMALASIPVGACQNNEGQSDVAVNFAGVTFWPEDYIYADSTGVVLSQEPLETE